A stretch of DNA from Prochlorococcus marinus str. SB:
CAGCTGCTGCAAAAACGGGACCAAAAATTGCTCCCCTTCCAACTTCATCTAATCCAACTTCGAATACTTTATTCAATGCTTGCTGAAGATCTTCTTCTTCTTTTTCTTGCATTTTTTAGCTCATCTGTAAGTTCAATTTCATCCTTTTTGTCTGTTAATGTAACTTCATTATTTTCATTAGTTTTATTTGTTAATTTATCCTTAGAATTTGCATTTGCTTCAATTTTAATTTGAATATTTTCTTCTCCCGATTTTGAGATTTTTTTAATTTGTTTTGCTTTTGTTTTTTTATTATCTAAGGTTTTTTCCTTTTCTTTATTACTTTCTTTTAATCGCACAAAATTATTGCTGGTAAGATAATCTTTCCCCAACTTTACAAGTGGATTAATACCTAATTGACTGAATACAATTTTTTCTTCATTTGTAAGATCAACTGTGATTATATTTTTTTCTTTTGAATTTGACAGGTTGGAATTATCATTTTCTTTTTCTTTTTTATTAGATGAATTCTCTTTACTTAGATCTTTGGAGTTAATTAATTCCTTGTCAATTATTTTTTCCTGCTCATCAGTTGATTGATAAGTATCTGTATCTGAAGATTTTAGATTGTTTGATTGATTAGATTTATTTTCAAAATTTTTAATTTTTAAGTTAGAAATTTCGTGATTTAATATATTTTCTAAATGTCCGGTACCATCGCATGCAGAGCATTTTTTACCGAATAATTCATATATATTTTGACCTTGTCTTTTTCTGGTTAACTCTACTAAGCCTAATTCAGTAAGCTGAGCTATTTGAGGCCTAGCAGAATCATCTTTTATTGCTGAGGTAAAATGTTCAAGTAACTGAAATTGATCTCTTCTAGATTCCATATCGATAAAATCTATTACTATAACTCCACCAATATTTCTTAATTTCATTTGCCTTGAGATTTCAACTGCGGCTTCGCAGTTTGTCCACAAAACGGTTTGTCTTGAATTTGCGGATCTTGTGAATGATCCTGAGTTTACGTCGATTACTGTTAAAGCTTCAGTAGGTTCGATAATGATATACCCTCCCGAAGGAAGGTCTACTCTCGGCTGGAGAGCTTTTTGAATTGTTTTCTTTATTTCGTACTTCTCGAAAATATGTTGGTTTAAATTGTTATCGTGGAATTCGATATCTATATCAGATTCATAATTTACTAAAAAATCTTTTGCCCTTGCAACTGAAAACTTACTATCAATAATTATGCTTTTAGTTGATTCTTTAATATAATCTCTTAAGATCTTAAGGGAAAAATCATCATCTCTTTTTATCAAATTTGGTGGATTAGAAGCTTCAGAAACTTTTAGTATATTTTCCCATTGTTGAATTAATTGTTCTAAATCTTCAATTAAAAGTTCTTCTTTTATTTTTTCAGCCTCTGTTCTAAATAACAAGCCTGTGCTGGGTGGTTTTATTAAAACCCCAAGAGCTTTCAAACGGCTTCGTTCTGTTTCTGTATTTATTTTTCTTGAAATATTTACTCCTTGGCCATATGGCTGTAATATTAAATATTTTCCTGGAATTGAAATACTTCCGGTTAGTCTGGGACCTTTAGATCCTGTGGGTTCCTTTATTACCTGAACTAGAACTTTTTGTTTTGGTTCTAGTAATTCAGTTATTCCAAAAGTTCCTTTTTTGAGTCTTAGTGGACCTAAATCTGAAACATGGATGAATCCATTTTTTTCACTTTCACCAATGTTTATGAAAGCGGCATCAATGCCAGGGAGAACATTTTCAACTGTTCCTAAAAAAATATCGCCAATTTGATATTGACCTTGTGCGACGATTAATTCATCAACTCGATCATCTGTAAGTAGTGCTGCTATTCGAGCCTGCTCTGCGATGATAATTTGCTGAGACATATAGTTGATTATGAATGATTTGGATTTTGAAAATCATCTAAATTAAATAATTAGATTTTATTTTTCAATAAAGCAAGTTTTTATAGCTTTTATTTTTTACTTTTTAAAATTAATTGTGATTGAAATATGCTATTTATAAAGCTTTAAACGATTTTCAAACTAATTGAAATTGAATTCATAGCTATGATAATATCTGAGATTAATCATAACTAAAGTAATATTAACATCTAATCACCACTAAAGCACATTGATACATTATTCTTATATTGGTGAAATTTTTTATCTAAAGTGGTTCAAGTAAACGAAAATTATTTAAAACTCAAAGCAGGCTATTTATTCCCTGAAATTGCTAAGAGGGTAAAAATATATTCGCAATCAAATAAGAATGCTGAAATTATTAAGCTTGGCATTGGAGATGTTACAGAACCATTACCTAGAGCATGTATTGAGGCTATGGGTAAAGCTTTAGATGAAATGGGAACAACGGATGGTTTTAGAGGTTATGGACCAGAACAAGGTTATTCTTGGCTCAGAGAAAAAATATCTGAGCATGATTTTATTTCGAGAGGCTGTCAAATTACACCTGAAGAAATCTTTGTTTCAGATGGTTCTAAATGCGATAGTAGCAATATTTTAGATATTCTTGGCAAAGATAATTCAATTGCTGTAACAGATCCTGTTTACCCAGTTTATGTAGATAGTAACGTTATGACAGGGAGAACTGGTGATTCTCTTGAAAATGGTACTTATCAAGGATTGACATATCTTGCAATAAACGAGGGGAATAACTTTCTGCCAGAACTACCAGAAAAAAAAGTTGATATTTTATATCTTTGTTTCCCAAATAACCCGACTGGGGCGACGATTAGTAAAGCAGACTTGAAAAAGTGGGTTGACTATGCTCTACAAAACAAATCCCTAATACTTTTTGATGCAGCTTATGAAGCATTTATTCAAGATAATGATATTCCACATTCAATATATGAGATTGATGGAGCAAAGGATTGTGCTATCGAATTTAGATCTTTTTCAAAGAATGCAGGATTCACTGGAGTTAGATGTGCTTTTACAGTAATACCTAAAAATCTCAAAGGTTTGAGCTCAATAAATGAGGAAATAGAGTTATGGCCTCTTTGGAATAGGCGACAATCTACAAAGTTCAATGGAGTAAGTTATGTTGTTCAGAAAGGTGCAGAGGCTGTTTATTCTCTTGAAGGGAAGAAACAGGTGAGAGGCTTAATTGATTTTTATATGGAAAATGCAAAAATAATGAAAAATAAACTTCAGAATTCAGGATATAAAGTTTATGGTGGGGATAATGCTCCTTATATTTGGATTAAAGTTCCAGATCAAATGACATCTTGGGACTTTTTTGATTTCCTTCTCCAAAAAGTTAGTGTAGTGGGAACACCTGGGAGCGGATTTGGATTAGCAGGAGAGGGTTATTTTCGCTTGTCAGCATTTAACTCACGATCAAACGTCCTTGATGCAATGGAAAGAATAATTAATATATAATTACAAATATAATTTAAACTCTAATAAATTTAATGGCATCTATAAAGTTAGAACAAAGTGTAAACAATAATTCAGCGGTTATTGAAAAGGAACCTGTTGAATTAAAAAATAAATCTCCAAAATATAAGGTTTTACTTCATAATGACCCAGTTAATTCTATGGAGTATGTCACTATTTCATTAAGAGAAGTTGTACCGCAATTAAGTGAACAAGATGCTACTGCCATAATGCTTGAAGCACACAATACGGGGGTGGGTTTAGTAATTGTTTGTGATTTAGAGCCCGCAGAATTCTACTCAGAATCATTAAAATCTAAAGGAATTTCTAGTTCAATTGAGAAAGAGGATTAATAACCGTTTAATTTATTTTTTAGAGTGAGCTAATTTCCTTTCTGATAAAGGACGAACTTTTAGGGATTCTTTTAAGGAGCACTTTCCATATTCTCTCTCAAGAATGTCGATAACTGTTTTGCCAAATTCGTCGTCAGGATTGTCAAAAGCTTCTAAGCAAACTTGACCAAGTTTTTTCCCTAGTGAGCCTGGATTCCAAAGAAGTTTTCTCGCTGTCCAGGGCATCATGCTCATTGGATTATAATTTGGCTTCAAAATTTTATGTTCCAAGGCGTACTTCTCAAGAAGAGTGTGAGGTTGCAAACCTATAAAGAATATAGCTGGATCAACTAAGCCTTTACCAAAAATATTTTCTAATTCTCTATGGTAAGCAATTGTTTGTCTTATGGTGCTGGGCGTTTCATCAAAAACATTAAATGAATAATTGACTGAAACATGATTCTTAAAACCTGATTTGACTAGCATTCTGCAATTATTTAATACAGTTTCAAGGTTATACGCTAATCTCATTTTTTTAACTAGTTCTTGCGATCCCGACGTGATACCTATTTCAAAATAACTCATACCTGTATCAACCATAAGCTGAGCTAGCTCAGCATCAATATTATCTGCTCTGATGTATGCAGCCCAATTAATATCGTCCCAGCCTTGATCCTTAATTGCTTGCAAAAGTGTTTTTGCATCTTGAATATGTTTTTTGGCTGGAATAAACTGTGCATCAGTGAACCAAAATCCCCGTACTCCAATATCATATAATTGCTTCATTTCTTCGATAACCTCCTTTACAGGATTAACCCGAACCTTTTTCCCCTCAACAACTGTGTAAACACAGAAACAGCAATTATGAGGACAACCTCTTTTTGTTTGTACCCCCACGTAATAATCACCACTTTCTATATACCAATCAAATTCAGGCCATATTGATTTAATGTATTTATAGTTGCAGGCAGTTTTAACAATGCCTGAGGGTTGTTCATGTATTAATTTGTTGCGAGGTTTTTGTCCAGCAATGTAACATCTTTCTTCCTCTATTGAATCTCCTCTAATGATTTTTTCTATGAGATTTTCTCCCTCTCCAACTGAAATTACAGTTCCCTTTGGGAGAAGATTTCCCAATTGTTCATAGAAGACACTAACAGCCCCACCTCCTAAAATTACTTTTACATTTTTATTGTATTTTTTTGCTCTTTTTAGTCCCATCTTGACTAAAGAGGTATTTCTGTATATTTCTCCATAATGAGATGCAATTAATTTTAATCCTCCCCAAGAACCTCTAATTTTTTTAAGGATATTTTTTGAGTAGAAAACTTCAAAAGAGTTTTGTAGGGGATTTCCACTTCTACCATCTACAGGTGCATAAATTTGTATATCTCTCCATGAAAAAATGATGAGATGTGGTCTAAAATAATCAATTTTTCGAGCTAAATATTTGGAAACTTTATTAGATGGAATAATCGCCAGATCAATGAATTGCTGCTCTAAATTTGGAAAACATTTATGAATATGGTCTGCTAAATAAATAGGTCCAATTGGAAATATTGGATTACATGGCAATCTTACAGTTAGTATTTTTCCATAGTGCTCTCTTTGGTAAATTTTTTTATTTAATTTTTCGAACTTCAAATTAAAATTCATGTCATGAAATTTAATGAATTTATTTCTTTAAGAATCTAACTACTTTATTACTAATTTGGAGAAATTAAAAATTCAAAGAAAATACTCGCGAAAATTTTATTTAATTCAGATATTAGAAATCATATAAATCCAGCATACTTTGAGAAGGTTTAATCCATCTAGGTTATATTGAATAAAAACCTTCATCAAACGAAATATAACTTCTTTGGCCAAAATAAAATATAAGAGTAATAAAAATAAATAATTAAAATAACTAATTTTTAAAATTTTATTAACCATTTTATTTTGCTTTGTAAGTGCCGATAATTGGAATTGAACCAATGACCCACTGTTTACGAGACAGTTGCTCTACCGCTGAGCTATACCGGCCAAATTAAATATTGTATTTTTCATATAGACTTAATCTTATAATTTAAAGAATTTATGTCAAAAATAGATCCTAAATTGAGAAATAAATTATTAAAGGAATCCCAAGCTCCTTATAAGGGATTAAGAAGAGTATTGTGGATAGCTTTTAGCGGTTCTGCATTTTTGGGACTTTTAATTATGCTTACCAGAATTGCAAGCGGAACTGAATTACAGCAAAATAACCTTCTCATTCAGTTGGGTGCTTGTGTAATATTTCCTACTTTATTAATCTTTGACAGAAATAAAGATTAATAGGCTAGATGTTTAATTATTGAGATAAGGTCCTCTTTTTGGTTACAAATTTGAATGCCTCGATTACATCTCCTTCAATCCATGATGAGAATTTATCGCAGCCAACTCCACATTCAAATCCTGTATTTACTTCTTTTACATCATCTTTAGCTCTTTTTAGAGAGTCTAAATTGCCCTCAAATATTACTTTCTCTGATCTAATAACTCTCAGCGAACAATTC
This window harbors:
- a CDS encoding Rne/Rng family ribonuclease, translating into MSQQIIIAEQARIAALLTDDRVDELIVAQGQYQIGDIFLGTVENVLPGIDAAFINIGESEKNGFIHVSDLGPLRLKKGTFGITELLEPKQKVLVQVIKEPTGSKGPRLTGSISIPGKYLILQPYGQGVNISRKINTETERSRLKALGVLIKPPSTGLLFRTEAEKIKEELLIEDLEQLIQQWENILKVSEASNPPNLIKRDDDFSLKILRDYIKESTKSIIIDSKFSVARAKDFLVNYESDIDIEFHDNNLNQHIFEKYEIKKTIQKALQPRVDLPSGGYIIIEPTEALTVIDVNSGSFTRSANSRQTVLWTNCEAAVEISRQMKLRNIGGVIVIDFIDMESRRDQFQLLEHFTSAIKDDSARPQIAQLTELGLVELTRKRQGQNIYELFGKKCSACDGTGHLENILNHEISNLKIKNFENKSNQSNNLKSSDTDTYQSTDEQEKIIDKELINSKDLSKENSSNKKEKENDNSNLSNSKEKNIITVDLTNEEKIVFSQLGINPLVKLGKDYLTSNNFVRLKESNKEKEKTLDNKKTKAKQIKKISKSGEENIQIKIEANANSKDKLTNKTNENNEVTLTDKKDEIELTDELKNARKRRRRSSASIE
- a CDS encoding LL-diaminopimelate aminotransferase, encoding MVQVNENYLKLKAGYLFPEIAKRVKIYSQSNKNAEIIKLGIGDVTEPLPRACIEAMGKALDEMGTTDGFRGYGPEQGYSWLREKISEHDFISRGCQITPEEIFVSDGSKCDSSNILDILGKDNSIAVTDPVYPVYVDSNVMTGRTGDSLENGTYQGLTYLAINEGNNFLPELPEKKVDILYLCFPNNPTGATISKADLKKWVDYALQNKSLILFDAAYEAFIQDNDIPHSIYEIDGAKDCAIEFRSFSKNAGFTGVRCAFTVIPKNLKGLSSINEEIELWPLWNRRQSTKFNGVSYVVQKGAEAVYSLEGKKQVRGLIDFYMENAKIMKNKLQNSGYKVYGGDNAPYIWIKVPDQMTSWDFFDFLLQKVSVVGTPGSGFGLAGEGYFRLSAFNSRSNVLDAMERIINI
- the clpS gene encoding ATP-dependent Clp protease adapter ClpS, whose translation is MASIKLEQSVNNNSAVIEKEPVELKNKSPKYKVLLHNDPVNSMEYVTISLREVVPQLSEQDATAIMLEAHNTGVGLVIVCDLEPAEFYSESLKSKGISSSIEKED
- a CDS encoding photosystem II high light acclimation radical SAM protein, with amino-acid sequence MNFNLKFEKLNKKIYQREHYGKILTVRLPCNPIFPIGPIYLADHIHKCFPNLEQQFIDLAIIPSNKVSKYLARKIDYFRPHLIIFSWRDIQIYAPVDGRSGNPLQNSFEVFYSKNILKKIRGSWGGLKLIASHYGEIYRNTSLVKMGLKRAKKYNKNVKVILGGGAVSVFYEQLGNLLPKGTVISVGEGENLIEKIIRGDSIEEERCYIAGQKPRNKLIHEQPSGIVKTACNYKYIKSIWPEFDWYIESGDYYVGVQTKRGCPHNCCFCVYTVVEGKKVRVNPVKEVIEEMKQLYDIGVRGFWFTDAQFIPAKKHIQDAKTLLQAIKDQGWDDINWAAYIRADNIDAELAQLMVDTGMSYFEIGITSGSQELVKKMRLAYNLETVLNNCRMLVKSGFKNHVSVNYSFNVFDETPSTIRQTIAYHRELENIFGKGLVDPAIFFIGLQPHTLLEKYALEHKILKPNYNPMSMMPWTARKLLWNPGSLGKKLGQVCLEAFDNPDDEFGKTVIDILEREYGKCSLKESLKVRPLSERKLAHSKK
- a CDS encoding DUF3493 domain-containing protein, whose product is MSKIDPKLRNKLLKESQAPYKGLRRVLWIAFSGSAFLGLLIMLTRIASGTELQQNNLLIQLGACVIFPTLLIFDRNKD